One genomic window of Lytechinus variegatus isolate NC3 chromosome 1, Lvar_3.0, whole genome shotgun sequence includes the following:
- the LOC121423560 gene encoding phospholipase A2-like, with protein MKVSIELLVIFISFASAGPPVSRIKEESIINFGYMSSCATNSYSTRYNGYGCYCGFGGYGTPVDSLDTCCQVHDNCYGDLEEEKGGPCSMDVDIYWEAYTYSCHAPWSWWYTADELTIVCDASANNECQQALCECDKTASLCFAANEFQYEYKNYDKEANCKA; from the exons TAGAGCTCCTGGTGATCTTCATATCATTTGCATCTG CTGGTCCTCCAGTCAGTCGTATTAAAGAGGAAAGCATCATTAATTTTGGCTACATGTCATCCTGTGCTACTAACTCCTACAGTACCAGATATAATGGATATGGTTGTTACTGCGGATTCGGTGGCTACGGGACCCCGGTAGACTCGCTTGATAC atgCTGCCAGGTACATGATAACTGCTATGGTGATCTGGAGGAGGAGAAAGGAGGACCTTGTTCAATGGATGTCGACATATATTGGGAGGCCTACACTTACTCTTGTCATGCACCCTGGAGCTGGTGGTATACAGCTGATGAACTTACCATTGTCTGTG ATGCTTCAGCCAATAATGAATGTCAGCAAGCATTGTGCGAATGTGACAAGACAGCTTCCCTGTGCTTCGCAGCAAACGAATTTCAATATGAgtataaaaattatgacaaggaaGCAAACTGCAAAGCCTAG